The following coding sequences lie in one Syngnathoides biaculeatus isolate LvHL_M chromosome 16, ASM1980259v1, whole genome shotgun sequence genomic window:
- the tcf20 gene encoding transcription factor 20, protein MQNFSNSPTPHSLPPGFSMRGGSGPPYPLQPADPQVSPRMTEDYAGMQQQSLHRGHPHSNQASPMLAYNARNRGLVEPPPTQGNLHSSSNNPYRKDTMDYYFSLGGKDKTRRGGLVYGTGFAYPNIDGHIPPQYRHSASASILSSGIMSQYSVDYGPSTGLGGGSGAFSPHQYNMGHNAALQAMPASQSRQHGQTFSPVQHGQQHRSYPTSGHRMTPQYPQYSPQAGASTVSSGMYSPPPQRYIDGTANTGFDPKVNSSHSVNSTANSASASAAANNIGPVEGVQQRYHASNYAGYIPQTQTHQKDGTLQHCNTQHNLGVGYDNPLKIHHQVPTPGSVYGKHHQASTSSIPHVTSQEIAKSPMHPQQSQMNQNLSPISNPSPTASAVQSPSCSSTPSPLMGVSETYANPSGPSHPSSTVHSTSHSHRLIQAVSELSPTHNSNSSISSCGSSGSHKGHNVSSVGVNSVPPTSCNKTGLGSGFVPREEGPSVYSTPAVGKMQDAGLNSLNALSSQVANLPNTIQHMLRTDNVLSQKKSKDGGQMQPAAHGVPPLQPRSRNASATSSTGTGKDGTVVVVAEGAGLETVADEESSFMSSETKMEQEDHLIDGGHTRVRQMSGASSGSEPIFYHPPQSQSQPQPGQVLHAKTFTYKSPPKEIVSKANVHIASTLASPSSECRSSEADPNTHSKPPVSATTPCSVPPPQPNCVSRPSFLNNNSKGGHKKSAEIKNEQIKTELEDGDDKIERASSPMLQAGELSTKHGQDKENMLHTASTAHGESEQKPTTEEQLSVGVIVSARSEGSQVEKSKQPQDLCLKEKQSQSYLKESMSHNGEDGIDLSRYSSQHPKSNLEHAHNINQYGSHKYGFIESTYGSDLSVMKKGRTGPVGGLESSSRNYQQSHSGYGPAHSKELCSLTEAFGKRGQEIGTKGQEDMSQIQQFPSLLQEVLQGYNLDRRYGRPEQAFPAQLQVQQQFQTRYPYGVTENLRMVEGGASDTLAQMGTIGKAQQPNHRLGSKTSFGAGPQSSMKPEVFNAKVLQSTTKKEVDFSEDHLPRASNTQSLQPKHINLADYTLPQRKTLNVSSSSSAVQELLLQDVEPLKGCTGQAESQKSERRSVICDVSPNRRSTPERDRESNREREKNQNVASVIQQPFSSPASATDLNKKDILEKKVVKMETASKEIGPNPDFHGSGGTNETDMEYSAKSAHSSIVLNSDPYRHLPPNSLSSPSRHQSYLHGVDLVTSNANSFPGYRFGETRESNLPRGHSHFPSHHPYHNLSPQAQTTNKLQMYPHPRGPFQHSHEINDWMKAMNRPAKDKMMQVSSPGRHKISQSEHRQRMIPQTDMHGDQHGSKTLLHQQSLYYDMKMWETTPLGRDAVRIIEGDSCYRTQGLPPPSSISAGSQGILDPPKAHGPNTAEHEETKRPCLPPSCNTTKPQTDVASLQPQVQRQTKSGGPGETNPLILRRRVRSFISPIPAKRLLQDASQQRAVTNSHPPGVHSESNHHKEDESCSSNIPCLSSPFPGDNTFPKSLSPSNGNTKALAPKKGRGLKLEAIVQKISPSVTKPVGNGDDATNHYTGFSNATIPLFSDSQDQDITHFPRVGGGDDSYIEDAHSLNDMMPFRGVDDTGPLPLSAYPCDPQTQTHKQKDFDFGLGAAVGSVSGDKEDFALLGPLPPPPPLPRPVQGSPPPSSSALSDIQHFTNTYQELETRRGEQSAANLLRQKLQESGMGFDDYPGSDYYRATSPHHSQSQGHIMSRHQMSSPRPNMSSRDCKTPDNAVPKGYFPSGKKKGRPVGSVNKQKRAQNPIQTQVQSQAQPQNANQNSSQLPPTPITAAPTIPDTIQITTSTDASILESKSSPPLTPPILTQVVKVDVESEPIQPDVEVKPVRRRRKGLKDEDGSPERRGRQRMRRGGAQASQSTARDNPETLSGAKGANGTNKAFQDPNFKGLFVPHIHVENKIPEIGSVCTIVNAEDDKLKGERSVIGGKTGGSGSDSQPTSTLYSQFSKRESEMRETDQVETTLQSGKALPSSSYVVSGPAVTETKHSGRQLCCLCQKWANYKHLGDLYGPYYPAEYAAKLPKNQPQVRQCHTTTGAPKTVPNLQSGSNALDTLQNVQKHVPLSRPTALSNCTVTLDPNIKSLSATVRAPSLACREDLIGESSTLASSYPASKTTSLSWDMNLDIRPIPELKKETNFDTEQHQLPTQQQEQRPDEPQQRPQHRKLTSHPRFKRRHKSSEESPRMVPSNSKASLPFQPPPPALDSLGPLAQLAQLPQMPMDPEELWVHEGCIVWTSGVYLVNGRLYGLQEALDGARETSCSYCEMVGSTLGCYSKGCIRRYHYLCAIETDCSLNEDNFSLRCPKHKVTQSVRPPKSVYLEQSERG, encoded by the exons ATGCAGAATTTTTCTAAtagccccaccccccactctcTCCCCCCTGGCTTTAGCATGAGGGGTGGAAGTGGACCTCCATATCCCCTTCAACCAGCAGACCCCCAGGTCTCCCCAAGGATGACAGAAGATTATGCGGGGATGCAACAACAGAGCCTACACAGAGGCCATCCCCACTCCAATCAAGCCAGCCCCATGCTTGCTTACAATGCTCGAAACCGAGGCCTCGTAGAGCCACCACCCACGCAGGGTAACCTTCACAGCAGCAGTAATAACCCTTACAGAAAGGACAcaatggattattatttttctttgggCGGAAAGGACAAAACCCGAAGAGGAGGTCTTGTGTATGGAACAGGATTTGCTTACCCTAATATTGATGGACACATACCTCCCCAGTACAGACACTCTGCCTCTGCTTCTATATTATCATCTGGCATCATGTCGCAATATTCAGTAGACTATGGACCCAGTACTGGTTTAGGTGGAGGATCTGGAGCATTCTCTCCCCATCAATACAATATGGGTCATAATGCTGCATTGCAGGCCATGCCAGCTTCACAGAGCCGCCAACATGGACAAACATTCTCTCCAGTCCAGCATGGGCAGCAACATCGGAGTTATCCAACGTCTGGGCACAGAATGACACCTCAATATCCACAATACTCTCCACAGGCTGGAGCGTCCACGGTGTCATCGGGAATGTATAGCCCCCCTCCGCAGAGATATATTGATGGGACTGCTAACACCGGTTTTGATCCCAAAGTCAACAGTTCGCACAGTGTCAACTCAACTGCAAACTCTGCTTCTGCTTCAGCTGCTGCTAACAATATTGGCCCAGTGGAGGGTGTTCAGCAGCGTTACCATGCATCAAACTATGCTGGATATATTCCACAGACGCAAACACATCAGAAGGATGGCACACTACAGCACTGCAACACACAGCACAATTTAGGTGTGGGTTATGACAACCCTCTTAAGATACATCATCAAGTCCCAACTCCAGGCTCTGTTTATGGGAAACATCATCAGGCCTCCACCTCCAGTATACCTCATGTAACATCTCAAGAAATAGCCAAATCCCCAATGCATCCTCAACAAAGTCAGATGAACCAAAACCTCAGCCCGATTTCAAATCCCTCCCCAACCGCTTCTGCGGTACAGTCCCCCAGCTGTAGCTCCACTCCTTCCCCTTTGATGGGTGTTTCAGAAACATACGCAAATCCTTCTGGCCCTTCCCATCCTTCATCTACTGTCCATAGCACCAGCCACAGTCATAGATTAATACAGGCTGTTTCAGAGTTAAGTCCGACACACAACTCAAACAGTAGCATCAGTAGTTGTGGTAGCAGTGGCAGTCACAAAGGTCATAATGTCAGCAGTGTTGGAGTAAACAGTGTGCCACCAACAAGCTGCAACAAAACTGGTCTAGGGTCAGGATTTGTACCCCGAGAGGAAGGTCCATCTGTATACTCTACTCCTGCAGTTGGGAAAATGCAGGATGCAGGACTAAATAGTCTTAATGCCTTGAGCTCCCAGGTAGCTAATTTACCGAACACCATTCAGCACATGCTCCGCACTGACAATGTGCTCTCACAGAAGAAAAGCAAAGATGGTGGACAAATGCAGCCAGCAGCACATGGTGTTCCGCCATTGCAACCGAGGAGTAGAAATGCAAGTGCCACCTCAAGTACCGGCACAGGAAAAGATGGTACTGTTGTAGTAGTTGCTGAAGGTGCTGGCTTAGAAACTGTTGCTGATGAAGAATCCTCCTTTATGTCATCTGAGACTAAGATGGAGCAAGAGGATCATTTAATAGACGGGGGTCATACGAGAGTGAGGCAGATGAGTGGTGCAAGCAGTGGGTCTGAACCAATTTTTTATCATCCTCCTCAGAGTCAATCCCAGCCACAACCTGGACAAGTATTACATGCCAAAACATTCACTTACAAGTCACCACCCAAAGAAATAGTGTCAAAAGCAAATGTTCATATTGCTTCAACATTAGCATCTCCATCTTCTGAGTGTCGGTCATCAGAGGCTGACCCAAATACACATTCAAAACCTCCAGTTTCCGCAACCACCCCCTGTAGTGTTCCTCCTCCCCAGCCAAATTGTGTCTCACGTCCTagctttttaaataataattcaaaaggTGGCCATAAAAAGAgtgctgaaataaaaaatgaacagaTCAAAACTGAACTTGAAGATGGGGATGATAAGATTGAGAGAGCCAGTAGCCCAATGCTACAAGCTGGAGAACTCAGCACAAAACATGGCCAAGATAAAGAAAATATGTTGCACACTGCTTCTACAGCACATGGCGAGAGTGAACAAAAACCTACAACTGAGGAACAGCTAAGTGTTGGTGTGATTGTTTCAGCTCGTTCTGAGGGAAGTCAGGTTGAAAAAAGCAAGCAACCGCAAGACCTCTGTTTGAAGGAGAAACAGTCACAATCCTATTTGAAAGAGTCCATGAGTCATAACGGGGAGGACGGTATTGACCTGAGTCGATATTCATCCCAGCACCCTAAATCAAATCTTGAACACGCCCACAATATCAACCAGTATGGATCACATAAGTATGGTTTCATAGAATCAACATATGGCTCAGATTTGTCTGTGATGAAAAAAGGGAGGACTGGCCCAGTAGGTGGACTGGAATCAAGTTCCAGAAACTATCAGCAATCTCACTCAGGTTATGGTCCAGCTCATTCAAAAGAATTGTGTTCTTTAACAGAGGCATTTGGGAAGCGAGGGCAAGAAATAGGAACAAAAGGCCAAGAGGACATGTCTCAAATCCAACAATTCCCGAGCCTTTTACAAGAGGTTCTTCAAGGCTATAATTTAGATAGACGTTATGGAAGACCAGAACAGGCCTTTCCTGCACAGCTCCAAGTTCAGCAACAATTTCAAACAAGATACCCATATGGTGTGACAGAAAATCTGAGAATGGTAGAAGGTGGAGCCAGTGATACTTTGGCCCAAATGGGTACCATTGGAAAGGCGCAGCAACCGAATCACCGACTTGGAAGTAAAACCAGTTTTGGCGCAGGTCCTCAATCTTCAATGAAACCAGAGGTTTTCAATGCTAAGGTATTGCAAAGTACgacaaaaaaagaagtggaTTTCTCTGAGGATCATTTACCACGAGCCTCAAATACACAGTCCCTCCAACCAAAACACATCAACTTAGCTGACTATACTCTTCCACAAAGAAAAACGTTGAATGTGTCCAGTTCATCGTCTGCCGTACAGGAGCTGCTTTTGCAAGATGTAGAGCCACTGAAAGGGTGTACAGGTCAAGCAGAATCTCAAAAATCAGAACGTCGCTCTGTCATCTGTGATGTGTCGCCAAATAGACGTAGCACACCAGAGAGGGACAGGGAAAGTAACAGAGAGCgagaaaaaaatcagaatgtaGCATCTGTGATTCAGCAACCATTTTCCTCCCCAGCATCAGCCACTGATTTGaataaaaaggacattttagaGAAAAAAGTGGTAAAAATGGAAACAGCGTCCAAAGAGATTGGTCCAAATCCAGACTTTCATGGCAGTGGTGGAACGAATGAGACTGATATGGAATATTCTGCAAAATCTGCTCATTCATCCATTGTGCTAAATTCTGACCCCTACAGGCATTTACCACCCAATTCTTTATCATCACCATCAAGACATCAGTCATATCTTCATGGTGTGGATTTAGTAACAAGTAATGCCAACAGTTTTCCTGGTTATCGGTTTGGAGAGACAAGAGAAAGCAATTTGCCGCGTGGACACTCTCATTTTCCTTCCCATCATCCGTACCACAATTTATCACCCCAGGCTCAAACTACAAATAAACTTCAAATGTACCCGCACCCTCGTGGTCCTTTCCAGCATTCACATGAAATAAATGATTGGATGAAAGCAATGAATAGGCCTGCTAAGGATAAGATGATGCAAGTTTCGTCCCCAGGAAGGCATAAAATCAGCCAATCGGAGCACAGACAGAGAATGATCCCTCAGACAGACATGCACGGTGATCAGCATGGATCCAAAACACTACTCCATCAACAAAGTTTGTACTATGACATGAAAATGTGGGAGACAACACCTCTGGGTAGAGATGCTGTTAGAATAATTGAAGGTGATTCTTGCTATAGGACACAGGGACTTCCTCCACCATCATCTATTTCTGCGGGTTCACAAGGCATTTTGGATCCTCCTAAGGCTCATGGCCCAAATACAGCAGAACACGAGGAAACAAAGCGTCCCTGCCTTCCTCCTTCATGCAACACAACTAAACCTCAAACTGACGTAGCTTCTCTCCAACCACAGGTACAGCGTCAAACTAAGTCTGGAGGTCCTGGAGAGACAAATCCTCTTATATTGAGAAGGAGAGTGCGTTCTTTTATCTCTCCTATTCCTGCCAAAAGGCTACTGCAGGATGCATCTCAGCAGAGGGCTGTCACAAATTCACACCCTCCTGGGGTGCACTCAGAGTCAAACCATCACAAAGAAGATGAATCATGCTCTTCTAATATTCCATGTCTCTCTTCCCCTTTTCCTGGTGATAATACCTTTCCAAAATCTCTATCTCCATCAAATGGCAATACAAAGGCCTTAGCGCCAAAGAAAGGACGTGGTTTGAAACTAGAGGCTATAGTTCAGAAAATATCACCAAGTGTTACCAAACCTGTTGGCAATGGTGATGATGCAACAAATCATTACACGGGATTTTCTAACGCAACCATCCCATTGTTTAGTGATTCACAGGACCAAGACATAACCCATTTTCCAAGGGTTGGAGGAGGGGATGATAGTTATATTGAAGATGCTCACTCATTAAATGACATGATGCCCTTCAGAGGTGTAGACGACACTGGCCCATTGCCACTGTCTGCATACCCATGTGATCCACAAACACAAACTCATAAACAAAAAGACTTTGACTTTGGATTAGGAGCTGCTGTTGGGTCAGTATCTGGTGACAAGGAGGACTTTGCTTTGCTCGGACCTTTACCCCCTCCTCCACCTCTTCCTCGTCCAGTTCAGGGCTCCCCACCTCCATCTTCTTCTGCGCTTTCAGACATTCAACATTTCACTAATACCTACCAGGAGCTCGAGACAAGAAGAGGAGAGCAGTCTGCTGCAAACCTTCTTCGACAAAAGCTTCAAGAATCTGGGATGGGATTTGACGATTATCCTGGCAGTGACTACTACAGAGCTACCTCACCTCATCATAGCCAATCTCAAGGACATATTATGAGTAGACACCAGATGTCGTCTCCTCGACCAAATATGTCATCGCGAGATTGTAAGACTCCAGATAATGCTGTGCCTAAAGGCTATTTTCCATCAGGCAAAAAGAAGGGCAGGCCAGTTGGGAGTGTGAATAAACAAAAACGTGCCCAAAACCCAATCCAAACACAGGTCCAGTCTCAAGCCCAACCTCAAAACGCAAATCAGAATTCTTCTCAACTGCCACCAACTCCCATTACAGCTGCTCCTACAATACCTGACACAATTCAAATTACAACCAGCACAGATGCATCCATCTTAGAAAGCAAAAGCAGTCCTCCTCTCACTCCACCCATTTTAACCCAGGTAGTAAAAGTGGATGTTGAGAGCGAACCCATTCAACCAGATGTTGAAGTCAAACCTGTAAGACGGCGGCGCAAAGGTTTGAAAGATGAAGATGGCTCACCAGAAAGAAGAGGACGTCAGCGGATGAGAAGAGGAGGGGCACAAGCATCACAATCAACAGCTAGAGATAACCCAGAAACGCTGTCAGGGGCAAAAGGGGCAAACGGCACAAATAAAGCATTCCAGGATCCGAATTTTAAAGGCCTGTTTGTGCCACACATTCATGTAGAGAACAAAATACCAGAGATTGGGTCAGTGTGCACAATTGTAAATGCTGAAGATGACAAGTTGAAAGGTGAGCGCAGTGTAATTGGAGGGAAAACCGGTGGGAGTGGAAGTGATTCTCAACCAACCTCAACTCTTTACTCACAGTTCTCAAAGAGAGAATCAGAGATGAGGGAGACAGACCAGGTGGAAACTACActtcagtcaggaaaagcactCCCTTCATCCAGTTATGTTGTTTCTGGACCTGCTGTTACAGAAACGAAACATTCTGGCCGACAGCTTTGCTGTCTGTGTCAAAAATGGGCCAATTACAAACACCTTGGAGATCTTTATGGGCCTTACTATCCTGCCGAATATGCTGCAAAGCTCCCCAAAAACCAGCCCCAGGTTAGACAATGCCATACAACCACAGGCGCACCCAAAACTGTACCGAATTTGCAAAGTGGCTCAAATGCTTTAGACACTTTGCAGAATGTACAAAAACATGTTCCATTGTCCAGACCCACAGCTTTAAGTAACTGCACCGTAACCTTGGATCCAAATATAAAATCTCTTTCCGCTACAGTAAGAGCTCCTTCGCTAGCTTGTAGAGAGGATTTGATTGGCGAGTCCAGTACCCTTGCCTCTTCTTACCCCGCCAGTAAAACCACATCTTTATCTTGGGACATGAACCTTGATATCAGACCTATTCCAGAgctaaaaaaagagacaaacttTGACACTGAGCAGCATCAATTgccaacacagcagcaagagcAGCGACCAGATGAACCCCAACAACGACCACAACACCGAAAGCTGACGTCGCACCCGCGCTTTAAACGGAGACACAAATCTAGTGAGGAGTCTCCCAGAATGGTGCCCTCCAACAGTAAGGCTTCCTTGCCCTTCCAGCCTCCGCCGCCAGCGTTGGACTCCCTGGGACCATTGGCACAACTTGCCCAGTTGCCTCAGATGCCCATGGACCCGGAGGAGTTGTGGGTTCACGAAGGATGCATCGTGTGGACCAGTGGAGTATACCTTGTCAATGGGAGACTGTATGGTCTGCAGGAGGCACTAGATGGTGCCAGAGAAACA AGCTGTTCATACTGTGAGATGGTTGGCTCCACCCTGGGCTGCTACAGTAAAGGCTGCATACGTCGATATCACTATCTATGTGCAATTGAAACAG ATTGTTCTCTCAATGAGGATAACTTTTCACTCCGGTGTCCAAAGCACAAG GTTACCCAGAGCGTCCGGCCTCCCAAGTCCGTGTACCTGGAGCAATCTGAGAGAGGGTGA